GGACTTTCTGGATCGGGAGATGCCGTGAAGCGAACCGTCCAGATCACCATCCTCGGCCAGCAGTACGCGTTGAAAAGCGAAGCCGAGCCGGACGAAGTCAGGAAAGTTGCGGCTTTCGTCAACGGCAAGATCGAAGAGATGGCGGCCGGAGGCAAGGCCGTCGATACTCTCGACGCCGCGGTGCTGGCTCTGCTGAATGTAGCCGGCTCCTATCTGCGGCTGTTGGAGAGCGAAAGCCCCGATCCCGCCGAGGAGCGGCTGGTCCGGCTCCTGCAGCGGCTCGATGCCGCTCTCGCCGTTTCGGACCTGGAGGCCGGCGGCGCAAACAAGGCTTCATGTTGACCCGATCTCTGTACGGAGATTTGAGATAGAACCGAAAGATGGCTTCTGCGCCTTTATGTCATGGGCGCTTAACAGG
This is a stretch of genomic DNA from Geoalkalibacter sp.. It encodes these proteins:
- a CDS encoding cell division protein ZapA, which codes for MKRTVQITILGQQYALKSEAEPDEVRKVAAFVNGKIEEMAAGGKAVDTLDAAVLALLNVAGSYLRLLESESPDPAEERLVRLLQRLDAALAVSDLEAGGANKASC